The following are encoded in a window of Sulfitobacter sp. S190 genomic DNA:
- a CDS encoding AraC family transcriptional regulator, giving the protein MTDSNPLDRMLRVRTLSQLTAGQDWRLNLAHDREVHMLLWLTRGQGLLMLDGQRRGLGPHNAVFVPAGSLFALDLGRQSIGQAVLIPAATPLRFPQIPCHLRIRDAQVQSELTSFIEAAQREEQQDRPLAQDAMEAHVALMSVWLRREAAKEEHVPQPRNAGERLSSRFAEQVSLQYASGRTMGQYAKDLGVTPTHLTRAVKAATGRTAADILTERILYAARSLLEMTPHPAQNIARHLGFGSAAYFTRFIQQHTGHPPSILRRNARALQQTSSNQPPA; this is encoded by the coding sequence ATGACAGACTCAAACCCTTTGGACCGCATGCTGCGCGTCCGCACGTTGAGCCAACTGACAGCCGGTCAGGATTGGCGGCTGAACCTTGCGCACGATCGCGAGGTGCACATGCTGTTGTGGCTGACCCGCGGTCAGGGACTGTTGATGCTCGACGGGCAGCGCCGCGGTCTGGGTCCCCACAATGCAGTGTTTGTGCCTGCAGGTTCGCTCTTTGCACTCGATCTGGGCCGTCAGAGTATTGGACAAGCCGTTCTGATCCCGGCGGCAACGCCTTTGCGTTTTCCACAAATTCCCTGCCACCTGCGGATACGCGATGCGCAGGTTCAGTCGGAATTGACGTCTTTCATCGAAGCCGCACAGCGCGAAGAACAACAGGATCGCCCTCTGGCGCAGGATGCAATGGAGGCGCATGTGGCGCTGATGTCTGTGTGGTTGCGCCGTGAAGCCGCAAAGGAAGAGCATGTGCCCCAACCCCGCAATGCCGGTGAGCGGCTGTCTTCGCGGTTTGCGGAGCAGGTCAGCCTGCAATACGCTTCGGGGCGAACAATGGGACAGTATGCGAAAGACCTTGGTGTTACGCCAACACATCTGACCCGCGCGGTGAAAGCGGCGACCGGCCGCACCGCTGCCGATATCCTGACCGAGCGGATCTTGTATGCCGCGCGGAGCCTGCTCGAGATGACGCCCCATCCGGCGCAAAACATCGCGCGGCATCTTGGTTTTGGAAGTGCGGCCTATTTCACCCGCTTCATCCAGCAGCACACCGGCCATCCACCCAGCATTTTGCGCCGCAACGCGCGTGCGCTCCAGCAGACATCGTCCAATCAGCCCCCCGCTTAA
- a CDS encoding ABC transporter permease, with amino-acid sequence MGIFLLRRLGMMLLTALCLTFIVFWLTNLYPNLEKLAKTQGNFRMSDEAVESYLGNRGYLEPLPVKFGQWLGVLPGWVTETEDGKVTGRCFSENTPEDERDRFCGVLQGDWGYSTVFKDDVSDIVSTRLAQTGKLMGFVLLLMVPMALLIGVLAGMREGSKLDRSLSTVSIVTTATPEYVSGVIFIAVFASSAFGLKWFKGSATSAMENATFENFFLPVLTISLYGMGYIARMTRASMTEVMTAQYIRTARLKGVSFRNIVLKHALRNALIAPFTVIMLQIPWLLNGVVIVETLFNYKGFGWTLVQAAGNNDIELLLAVSVVSVFVVLLTQLISDIGYVILNPRIRIS; translated from the coding sequence ATGGGAATTTTTCTCCTCAGACGTCTGGGAATGATGCTGCTGACAGCGCTGTGCCTGACCTTCATCGTTTTCTGGCTCACCAATCTGTATCCCAATCTGGAAAAGCTCGCCAAAACCCAGGGCAATTTCCGGATGAGCGACGAAGCGGTCGAAAGCTATCTTGGCAATCGCGGCTATCTCGAACCGCTGCCTGTCAAATTTGGCCAATGGCTGGGTGTCTTGCCCGGATGGGTGACAGAGACCGAAGATGGCAAAGTAACGGGCCGGTGTTTTTCCGAAAACACCCCCGAGGACGAGCGCGACAGGTTCTGCGGCGTCTTGCAGGGCGATTGGGGATATTCGACGGTCTTCAAGGACGACGTCAGCGACATCGTAAGCACACGGTTGGCGCAGACCGGCAAGCTGATGGGCTTTGTCCTGCTGCTGATGGTGCCCATGGCGTTGCTGATCGGGGTGCTTGCCGGGATGCGCGAGGGGTCCAAGCTGGACCGGTCCCTTTCGACGGTGTCGATTGTGACGACGGCGACGCCGGAATACGTCTCCGGTGTGATTTTCATCGCGGTTTTTGCCTCCTCTGCGTTCGGGCTGAAGTGGTTCAAAGGATCCGCAACATCGGCGATGGAGAATGCCACGTTCGAAAACTTCTTCCTGCCCGTCCTGACGATCTCGCTTTACGGGATGGGATATATCGCGCGGATGACGCGGGCGTCGATGACCGAAGTCATGACAGCGCAATACATCCGGACAGCGCGGCTCAAGGGCGTCAGCTTTCGCAATATCGTGCTCAAACACGCGCTCAGGAATGCGCTCATCGCGCCCTTCACGGTCATCATGTTGCAGATACCCTGGCTTCTCAACGGGGTTGTGATCGTCGAGACGCTCTTCAACTACAAAGGTTTCGGCTGGACGCTTGTTCAGGCCGCGGGCAACAACGACATCGAATTGCTTCTGGCTGTGTCAGTGGTCTCCGTCTTCGTTGTGTTGCTGACGCAGCTGATCTCCGACATCGGATACGTCATCCTCAACCCGCGTATTCGCATTTCCTGA
- the uppS gene encoding polyprenyl diphosphate synthase, translating to MKPQTIETASTEPPSGGPRHVAIIMDGNGRWATQRGRPRLFGHHAGAKRVREVVESCPEIGVEYLTIFAFSTENWKRTQVEVAGLMSLFRRYITKETRSLSEFGARVRFIGDRVRLDNKLVKLMTELEAATAHNTRVNLTIALNYGGRDEVARATKRLAQDVATGKLDPADVDEETLPKYLDTYVLPDPDLVIRTSGEARISNFLLWQSAYAEYEFIDTLWPDFTKEEFGRLCASYGVRDRRFGGVKK from the coding sequence ATGAAACCGCAAACCATAGAAACGGCCAGCACAGAGCCCCCGTCAGGGGGCCCGCGTCACGTGGCGATTATCATGGATGGCAACGGGCGGTGGGCCACCCAACGCGGCAGGCCGCGGTTGTTTGGTCATCACGCGGGCGCAAAACGGGTCCGCGAAGTGGTGGAAAGCTGCCCCGAGATCGGGGTCGAGTACCTGACCATATTTGCCTTCTCCACGGAAAACTGGAAGCGGACCCAGGTCGAAGTTGCCGGGTTGATGAGCCTTTTCAGACGCTACATCACCAAAGAAACGCGCTCCCTTAGCGAATTCGGCGCGCGTGTGAGGTTCATCGGAGACCGCGTGCGTCTCGATAACAAGCTTGTCAAACTGATGACCGAGCTTGAAGCAGCAACGGCGCATAACACGCGGGTAAACCTCACGATTGCCCTCAATTACGGCGGGCGTGACGAAGTGGCCCGCGCCACCAAGCGGCTTGCCCAGGACGTGGCGACCGGCAAACTTGATCCCGCCGATGTGGATGAAGAAACGCTGCCGAAATATCTTGATACATACGTTTTGCCTGATCCGGATCTGGTGATCCGCACGAGCGGTGAGGCGCGGATCTCGAACTTCCTGTTGTGGCAATCTGCCTATGCCGAGTACGAGTTTATCGACACGCTCTGGCCGGATTTTACCAAGGAAGAATTTGGTCGCCTGTGTGCGTCCTACGGCGTGCGCGATCGGCGGTTCGGTGGCGTCAAGAAATAG
- a CDS encoding ABC transporter permease: protein MEQLTWTGVLAPLNMVLALVVAVWLIAFVAQVIASFVAASGGREINADGTMAGETGLAGLIGTVVSYSLYALIAILLVYLIGGIFLGTSAGIIGGMSQQLLPVWAALLGLFIVSITFKRKLGLYGKLFDSTVGMIGFALVMFWVFAGFFGGVLDLVTTHDTLSQFSGMKNKVPGTPLNGAEEGDYAWFLLGGDNLARDVFSRLFAGAWIVVVIAPMATLFAFMVGITLGLPAGYYGGRLDTFLSFLANLILAFPVILLFFLLVTPEIVLTGIPNYMAAVLFFFPIVFVGVLLNSRYYTQPSFRTPLLIVVLGGLVWAYLSLISNKGTIVNNDSYTIPGLPQILDWIPMPPEILVVFVSVVFVNSPTVFRIVRGLALDIKTRDYVAAAQTRGEGPWYIMLWEILPNARGPLIVDFCLRIGYTTILLGTLGFFGLGLESESPDWGTTINAGRRLLSIYPHAAIAPAVSLLTLVLGLNLLADGLREESLRD, encoded by the coding sequence ATGGAACAACTGACCTGGACCGGCGTTCTTGCCCCTCTCAACATGGTACTCGCACTTGTGGTCGCGGTCTGGCTGATCGCCTTTGTTGCGCAAGTCATCGCGAGCTTCGTCGCGGCATCGGGGGGCCGTGAGATCAACGCGGACGGCACGATGGCTGGCGAAACCGGGCTTGCGGGGCTGATCGGCACTGTCGTGAGCTACAGTCTCTATGCCTTGATCGCCATACTGCTGGTGTATCTGATCGGCGGTATCTTTCTGGGAACATCGGCTGGCATCATTGGCGGTATGAGCCAGCAACTGTTGCCGGTCTGGGCCGCACTGCTTGGTCTTTTCATCGTCTCAATCACATTCAAACGCAAACTCGGCCTTTACGGAAAACTGTTCGACAGCACTGTGGGCATGATCGGTTTTGCGCTGGTCATGTTCTGGGTCTTCGCCGGGTTCTTCGGCGGCGTGCTCGATCTTGTCACGACGCATGACACGCTCAGCCAGTTTTCGGGCATGAAAAACAAAGTCCCGGGCACCCCGCTCAATGGTGCCGAGGAAGGCGACTATGCTTGGTTCCTGCTGGGCGGCGACAATCTGGCCCGCGACGTGTTCAGCAGGCTTTTTGCGGGGGCTTGGATCGTGGTTGTGATCGCGCCGATGGCCACGTTGTTTGCGTTCATGGTGGGGATAACACTGGGATTGCCCGCGGGATATTACGGCGGCAGGCTGGATACGTTTCTGTCGTTTCTGGCCAACCTGATCCTCGCCTTCCCGGTCATCTTGCTGTTTTTCCTGTTGGTCACGCCCGAAATCGTGCTGACTGGCATTCCCAACTACATGGCCGCGGTTCTGTTTTTCTTCCCCATCGTTTTTGTCGGCGTGCTTTTGAATTCACGCTATTACACCCAGCCGAGTTTTCGCACACCGCTGCTGATTGTGGTGCTGGGTGGCTTGGTCTGGGCCTATCTGTCGCTGATTTCGAACAAGGGCACGATCGTCAACAACGACAGCTATACCATCCCGGGCCTGCCGCAGATCCTCGACTGGATCCCGATGCCGCCCGAGATCCTCGTGGTGTTTGTTTCGGTCGTCTTCGTAAATTCGCCGACCGTGTTCCGGATCGTCAGGGGCCTCGCGCTCGACATCAAGACGCGGGACTATGTCGCGGCGGCGCAAACCCGCGGCGAAGGTCCGTGGTACATCATGCTGTGGGAAATCCTGCCCAATGCGCGTGGTCCGCTGATCGTCGATTTCTGTCTGCGCATCGGCTATACGACGATCCTATTGGGCACCTTGGGATTTTTCGGTCTTGGGCTGGAATCGGAGAGCCCGGATTGGGGCACCACGATCAACGCCGGTCGTCGCCTTTTGTCGATATATCCGCATGCGGCGATTGCGCCGGCGGTGTCACTGCTCACGCTGGTGCTGGGATTGAATTTGCTGGCCGATGGTCTGCGCGAGGAAAGTTTGCGCGACTAG
- the rseP gene encoding RIP metalloprotease RseP: MDFTTLIPQFGGFVWTVVAFVVALSVIVAIHEYGHYIVGRWCGIKADVFSLGFGPVLFSRVDRHGTRWQVAALPFGGYVKFAGDANAASGKDTEAMEQIATDEARLRATMHGAPLWARALTVAAGPAFNFVLSILIFAGIALSLGTARDPLTVEAIKPLPQTVEGLQAGDEIVAIEGTPIPAQDDGAAYVEFITGLPVQKTLTYTVNREDDRVDVQGPYWSPAMVGAVMPNSAAYEAGLKQGDVITAIDGSEVFAFDQLKQAVEHSGGAPLLLDVWRAGEMLKFTLVPKSTDEPQPDGGFKNVLRIGIQSSGAIEPATEAPGIGEALGSGVANMWRIIEGSLSGLWHMVTGAISTCNMSGPVGIAKVSGAMASQGATSFINFIAVLSTAVGLLNLFPIPALDGGHLTFYAYEAVTGKPPSDRALRVLMTAGIMIVLGLMLFALSNDLFCP, from the coding sequence TTGGATTTCACAACATTGATTCCGCAATTTGGCGGCTTCGTCTGGACCGTGGTCGCCTTTGTTGTGGCCCTGTCGGTCATCGTGGCGATCCATGAATACGGCCACTACATCGTAGGCCGCTGGTGCGGGATCAAGGCGGATGTTTTCAGTCTGGGGTTTGGTCCGGTGCTGTTTTCGCGCGTGGACAGGCACGGCACGCGCTGGCAGGTCGCGGCGCTGCCGTTTGGCGGATATGTCAAGTTCGCAGGCGACGCCAACGCGGCATCCGGCAAAGACACGGAGGCGATGGAGCAGATCGCGACCGATGAGGCGCGGCTGAGAGCGACCATGCATGGTGCGCCTTTGTGGGCGCGTGCGCTGACCGTTGCGGCCGGCCCTGCGTTTAACTTTGTCCTGTCTATACTGATCTTCGCGGGCATTGCGCTCAGCCTTGGAACGGCCCGTGACCCGCTTACCGTTGAGGCGATCAAACCGCTTCCGCAAACTGTCGAAGGGCTGCAGGCGGGCGATGAAATCGTCGCCATCGAAGGGACACCTATCCCCGCGCAGGACGACGGTGCCGCTTACGTTGAATTCATTACCGGTCTGCCGGTGCAGAAAACGCTGACCTATACCGTCAACCGCGAGGATGACCGCGTCGATGTGCAGGGGCCGTATTGGTCGCCCGCAATGGTCGGAGCGGTGATGCCGAATTCAGCGGCCTATGAGGCCGGGCTGAAGCAGGGCGATGTGATTACTGCGATTGACGGCAGTGAGGTCTTTGCGTTCGATCAGTTGAAACAGGCGGTGGAACATTCCGGCGGCGCGCCGCTCTTGCTCGACGTCTGGCGCGCCGGAGAGATGCTGAAATTCACGCTTGTGCCAAAGTCCACGGACGAGCCGCAACCAGACGGCGGTTTCAAGAACGTGCTGCGCATCGGCATCCAGTCGAGCGGCGCGATCGAACCCGCGACCGAAGCACCCGGCATCGGTGAAGCGCTTGGCAGCGGCGTCGCAAACATGTGGCGGATCATCGAAGGGTCGTTGTCAGGTTTGTGGCACATGGTCACCGGTGCGATCAGCACATGCAACATGTCGGGACCGGTTGGTATCGCCAAGGTTTCCGGCGCGATGGCCAGCCAAGGCGCGACCAGCTTTATCAATTTCATTGCAGTCCTGAGCACGGCAGTAGGCTTGCTGAACCTGTTCCCGATCCCGGCGCTGGACGGTGGGCATCTGACGTTTTACGCGTATGAAGCCGTAACCGGCAAGCCGCCCAGCGACCGCGCGCTGCGCGTTTTGATGACTGCGGGCATCATGATCGTGTTGGGCTTGATGTTGTTTGCGCTAAGCAACGATCTGTTCTGTCCGTGA
- the frr gene encoding ribosome recycling factor, with translation MSDDFMLDTDDIERRMTGAIGSLRTEFASLRTGRASASMLEPVMVDAYGSMTPINQVGTVNVPEPRMVTINVWDKGLVGKVEKAIRESGLGINPQLNGTIIMLPIPELNEERRTQLTKVAGSYAENARVSIRNIRRDGMDQIKKAKADGMSEDDQKLWEGEVQDLTNKYIGSIDELLETKQAEIMQV, from the coding sequence ATGTCTGACGATTTTATGCTCGACACCGATGATATTGAACGCCGCATGACGGGGGCCATCGGGTCCTTGCGGACCGAATTCGCATCCTTGCGCACGGGACGTGCGTCCGCGTCGATGCTGGAGCCTGTCATGGTAGACGCCTACGGCTCCATGACGCCGATCAATCAGGTCGGTACGGTGAACGTCCCCGAACCGCGCATGGTGACGATCAATGTCTGGGACAAGGGACTTGTCGGGAAGGTTGAAAAGGCCATCCGCGAGAGCGGTCTGGGGATCAATCCGCAGCTCAACGGAACCATTATCATGCTCCCGATCCCCGAGCTGAACGAAGAACGGCGCACACAGTTGACGAAGGTCGCCGGAAGCTACGCCGAAAACGCCCGTGTCAGCATCCGCAACATTCGCCGCGACGGCATGGACCAGATCAAGAAGGCCAAGGCCGACGGCATGTCCGAGGACGACCAGAAGCTGTGGGAAGGCGAGGTGCAGGACCTGACGAACAAGTACATCGGCTCAATCGATGAATTGCTCGAGACGAAACAAGCCGAGATCATGCAGGTCTAA
- the dxr gene encoding 1-deoxy-D-xylulose-5-phosphate reductoisomerase yields the protein MRRVSIFGATGSIGQNTIDLIRRAPDEYDVVALTGAHNIEQLARDAIELNAQVAVTAEDDLLDDLRDALSGSSVEAAAGAAAIEEAAHRPADWTMSAIVGAAGLAPGLAALEQGTTLALANKESLVCAGELLLATRKAHGATILPVDSEHSAVFQALIGEDLAAVERVIITASGGAFRDWPLDQLAEATLEQASSHPNWDMGQRITIDSASMFNKAMELIETREFFGVSPEQIETLVHPQSMIHALVGFNDGALMAHVGPPDMRHAIGFALHHPTRRHIPVERLDLAAIGTFEFRAPDLRRWPALGIARDVMERGGLSGAVFNAAKETALDAFIAGQIGFLAMADVVRATLDTLEASDGHIDATMTLDNVLQIDHLARKAARAIIEQ from the coding sequence ATGCGCCGCGTCAGCATTTTCGGAGCGACGGGCTCTATCGGGCAAAACACGATCGACCTGATCCGGCGGGCTCCGGACGAATACGATGTCGTGGCGCTGACCGGCGCGCACAACATCGAACAACTGGCCCGTGACGCAATTGAGCTGAACGCGCAAGTTGCAGTCACCGCCGAGGACGATCTGCTGGACGATTTGCGCGATGCTCTCTCGGGCTCCTCGGTCGAGGCTGCGGCGGGTGCTGCCGCAATCGAAGAGGCGGCCCATCGCCCGGCGGACTGGACGATGTCGGCAATCGTGGGGGCGGCAGGTTTGGCGCCGGGTCTTGCGGCGTTAGAGCAAGGGACCACACTCGCGCTCGCCAACAAGGAATCGCTGGTTTGTGCGGGCGAGCTTTTGCTGGCGACACGCAAGGCGCACGGGGCGACCATACTGCCGGTAGACAGCGAACATTCTGCAGTTTTTCAGGCGCTCATCGGCGAAGACCTTGCCGCGGTCGAGCGGGTAATTATCACGGCGTCAGGCGGCGCATTCCGCGACTGGCCGCTGGACCAGCTTGCTGAAGCGACGCTCGAACAAGCATCCAGCCATCCGAATTGGGATATGGGCCAGCGGATCACGATCGATTCCGCGTCCATGTTTAACAAGGCGATGGAACTTATTGAAACACGTGAGTTTTTTGGTGTCTCGCCGGAGCAGATTGAAACGCTAGTCCATCCGCAGTCCATGATCCACGCTCTTGTGGGGTTCAACGACGGGGCGCTCATGGCGCACGTTGGTCCGCCGGATATGCGCCATGCCATCGGGTTCGCGCTTCACCACCCGACCCGCAGGCACATTCCGGTTGAACGTCTCGATCTAGCGGCCATTGGCACGTTCGAGTTTCGGGCGCCCGATTTGCGCCGTTGGCCCGCACTGGGTATCGCGCGGGATGTCATGGAACGTGGCGGTCTTTCCGGCGCGGTGTTCAACGCGGCCAAGGAAACGGCGCTGGATGCCTTCATCGCGGGCCAGATCGGTTTTCTGGCGATGGCGGACGTTGTGCGCGCTACACTCGACACTCTGGAAGCGTCAGATGGTCATATTGATGCCACCATGACCCTTGATAACGTGCTGCAAATAGACCATCTGGCACGCAAGGCCGCACGCGCCATCATCGAGCAATAA
- the pyrH gene encoding UMP kinase — protein sequence MTQEPQVTFNRVMLKISGEALMGDQGFGLNPPTVERIAQEVKSVHDMGVEICMVIGGGNIFRGLQGSAQGMERTTADYMGMLATVMNALAMQSSLEGLGIHTRVISAITMNEVAEPYIRRRAVRHLEKKRVCIFAAGTGNPYFTTDTAATLRANEMSCEAIFKGTKVDGVYDKDPAKHDDAVRYDTVSYDDVLAKRLGVMDASAIALARDNNLPIIVFSLDEPGGFRGILAGQGTYTRVQG from the coding sequence ATGACGCAAGAGCCGCAAGTCACGTTCAACCGTGTGATGCTTAAAATTTCGGGAGAGGCGCTGATGGGCGATCAGGGCTTCGGACTGAACCCGCCAACGGTCGAACGGATCGCGCAAGAGGTGAAGTCGGTCCATGATATGGGCGTCGAGATTTGCATGGTCATCGGCGGCGGCAATATCTTTCGCGGCCTTCAGGGCTCCGCGCAGGGGATGGAGCGCACGACCGCCGATTACATGGGCATGCTTGCAACGGTGATGAACGCGCTGGCGATGCAGTCATCGCTCGAGGGATTGGGCATTCACACACGGGTCATTTCGGCAATCACGATGAACGAGGTGGCGGAGCCCTACATCCGTCGCCGCGCGGTGCGCCACCTCGAAAAGAAACGGGTCTGCATCTTTGCTGCCGGAACCGGAAACCCATATTTCACCACCGACACGGCCGCGACATTGCGGGCCAACGAGATGTCCTGCGAGGCGATTTTCAAAGGCACCAAGGTCGACGGTGTCTATGACAAGGATCCGGCAAAGCACGACGATGCCGTGCGCTACGATACGGTGAGCTATGACGACGTACTTGCCAAACGTCTGGGCGTCATGGACGCCTCCGCGATCGCGCTTGCCCGCGATAACAATCTGCCGATCATCGTATTCTCGCTGGACGAACCGGGTGGATTCCGCGGCATCCTCGCCGGTCAGGGAACGTACACCCGCGTTCAGGGCTGA
- the miaA gene encoding tRNA (adenosine(37)-N6)-dimethylallyltransferase MiaA, with product MSKAAQDALIGSIPPDQPVLIAGPTASGKSALALQIAQTAGGVIVNADASQVYGCWRLISARPSPEEEALAPHALYGHIADDTAYSTGHWLREVREILRRGSRPIIVGGTGLYFKALTEGLADIPAIPPDIRKQADEMPLETMLSELDAQTKDGIDTANRARVQRGYEVLKATGKGLSQWQADTGAPLLPPDRCTRIALGVDRDWLNTRIARRFDAMLDAGALGEVAAVAARYNPALPAHKAIGVPELMAHLRGEMSLDAARDAAIIATRQFAKRQRTWTRSKMADWHLFTCP from the coding sequence ATGTCGAAGGCCGCGCAAGACGCCCTGATCGGCTCGATCCCGCCGGACCAGCCGGTGCTCATCGCCGGGCCGACCGCTTCCGGCAAATCGGCGCTTGCACTGCAAATCGCGCAGACCGCCGGTGGCGTGATCGTCAATGCGGACGCAAGTCAGGTCTATGGCTGCTGGCGTCTCATCTCGGCACGTCCCTCCCCGGAGGAAGAGGCGCTCGCGCCCCACGCGCTATACGGCCATATCGCTGACGATACCGCGTATTCTACGGGTCACTGGTTGCGCGAGGTCCGCGAAATCCTGCGACGGGGCAGTCGGCCGATCATCGTCGGCGGCACCGGTTTATACTTCAAGGCGCTGACAGAGGGCTTGGCGGATATTCCGGCCATCCCGCCCGACATAAGGAAGCAGGCGGATGAGATGCCGTTGGAGACCATGCTGTCAGAGCTGGACGCGCAGACCAAGGACGGCATCGACACCGCCAACCGCGCCCGCGTGCAACGCGGCTACGAAGTGTTGAAGGCGACCGGAAAGGGGCTGTCGCAGTGGCAGGCAGATACCGGTGCGCCGCTCTTGCCGCCCGACCGTTGCACCCGCATCGCACTCGGTGTCGATAGGGATTGGTTGAACACCCGTATCGCCCGTCGGTTCGATGCGATGCTTGATGCAGGCGCGCTGGGCGAAGTTGCCGCCGTTGCTGCGCGCTACAACCCCGCCCTGCCCGCGCACAAGGCCATTGGGGTCCCGGAGCTCATGGCGCACTTGCGCGGGGAGATGTCGCTTGATGCCGCACGGGACGCGGCGATCATCGCGACAAGGCAGTTCGCCAAACGGCAACGGACCTGGACACGGTCTAAAATGGCGGATTGGCACCTTTTCACCTGCCCCTGA
- a CDS encoding phosphatidate cytidylyltransferase, protein MASGAAMLVLGAVGIWFGGHLFHLLVALICAMMIWELVGMLRPGETTAQLSLGALAGGVVLLAIYIPVGFALPLLMAPALIGFGQLERNRTIFMAFTVMIMMSGYGMMQVRDDMGVGWMLWLVMVVVATDVVGYFAGRAIGGPKFWPKVSPKKTWSGTAAGWIGAALVGLLFSMNTGAGAQLIGVSIAVSMASQMGDMAESGMKRKLGVKDSSNLIPGHGGLMDRFDGMLGASVFLLIMGQFIAFPFGLG, encoded by the coding sequence ATGGCATCGGGAGCAGCGATGTTGGTGCTTGGTGCGGTTGGTATCTGGTTTGGCGGGCACCTGTTTCACCTGCTGGTGGCACTCATCTGCGCGATGATGATCTGGGAACTCGTCGGCATGCTACGGCCCGGCGAAACCACCGCGCAGTTGAGCCTTGGCGCGCTTGCCGGCGGTGTTGTGCTGCTGGCCATTTATATCCCTGTCGGTTTCGCCCTGCCACTCCTGATGGCGCCCGCGTTAATCGGGTTCGGGCAACTGGAACGCAACCGCACGATATTCATGGCCTTTACGGTCATGATCATGATGTCGGGTTACGGCATGATGCAGGTGCGCGACGACATGGGTGTCGGTTGGATGCTTTGGCTGGTCATGGTCGTGGTGGCCACGGATGTTGTCGGATACTTCGCGGGGCGCGCGATTGGGGGGCCGAAGTTCTGGCCAAAGGTCAGCCCGAAAAAAACGTGGTCGGGGACCGCGGCCGGCTGGATTGGGGCCGCGCTTGTCGGTCTTTTGTTTTCGATGAACACGGGCGCAGGCGCGCAGCTCATCGGCGTGTCGATCGCGGTATCCATGGCGAGCCAGATGGGCGACATGGCGGAAAGCGGCATGAAACGGAAGCTGGGCGTCAAGGACAGCTCGAACCTCATTCCCGGGCACGGCGGTCTCATGGACCGGTTCGACGGCATGCTGGGGGCGTCGGTGTTCTTGCTGATCATGGGGCAGTTCATCGCGTTTCCGTTCGGGCTTGGCTGA